A genomic stretch from Arachis stenosperma cultivar V10309 chromosome 3, arast.V10309.gnm1.PFL2, whole genome shotgun sequence includes:
- the LOC130969859 gene encoding 8-hydroxygeraniol oxidoreductase-like isoform X2, whose product MKFDLRCFVLASATLISQAFKDLLWVVETVGDEVKSVKEGDTVIPTYIEECQECENCISGKSNLCMTCPVRLTGLMPDNTSRMSCRGQRLYHPSSCATWSEYTVIDAKLLVKVDPSIDPAHASFISCGFSTGYGAAWKEAKVESGSSVAVFGLGAVGLGVISGAKMLGATKIIGIDINDMKREKGEAFGMTHFINPIDSDKSSSALVKELSGGMGVDYSFECTGVDPLLTESLEATKVGSGKTIILGLGNEPYVSLGLFTIAFGRTLKGSMFGGLKPKSDLPILADKCINQEFPLQELFTHEVQLTDIEQAFELLKQPNCVKVVIKI is encoded by the exons ATGAAGTTCGACTTAAGATGCTTTGTTCTAGCATCTGCCACACTGATATCTCAAGCATTCAAGGATCTCCTATG GGTTGTAGAAACTGTTGGGGATGAAGTCAAGAGTGTGAAAGAAGGCGATACAGTGATTCCAACATACATAGAAGAGTGCCAAGAATGTGAGAATTGCATTTCAGGGAAATCAAATTTGTGCATGACATGTCCTGTGAGGCTGACTGGCTTGATGCCAGATAACACTTCAAGGATGTCCTGCAGAGGCCAGAGGCTATACCACCCTTCGAGTTGTGCCACGTGGTCCGAGTACACGGTTATCGATGCTAAATTGCTCGTCAAAGTTGATCCAAGCATTGATCCAGCCCATGCCAGTTTCATCTCATGTGGGTTCTCAACTGGCTATGGAGCTGCATGGAAGGAAGCCAAGGTTGAAAGTGGATCAAGTGTTGCTGTCTTTGGTCTTGGTGCTGTTGGATTAGGG GTTATAAGTGGAGCAAAAATGTTGGGGGCAACTAAGATAATAGGGATTGACATAAATGACATGAAGAGAGAAAAAGGTGAAGCTTTTGGAATGACTCACTTCATAAATCCAATTGATTCTGATAAATCTTCTTCAGCATTGGTGAAGGAACTAAGTGGTGGAATGGGTGTGGATTATTCCTTTGAGTGCACTGGAGTTGACCCTTTGCTTACTGAATCATTAGAAGCTACAAAAGTG GGTTCAGGTAAAACAATAATACTTGGTTTAGGAAATGAACCCTATGTATCATTAGGTCTGTTTACTATTGCTTTTGGGAGAACTTTGAAAGGGTCGATGTTTGGTGGGCTAAAACCCAAATCGGACCTGCCTATCCTAGCTGACAAATGCATTAATCAG GAATTTCCTCTTCAAGAACTATTCACCCATGAGGTCCAATTAACAGATATAGAACAAGCATTTGAGCTATTGAAACAACCCAATTGTGTGAAAGTTGTCATCAAGATATAA
- the LOC130967731 gene encoding 8-hydroxygeraniol oxidoreductase-like, producing MTNTSKVITCKGAVCWGAGEAVRLEEIQVDPPKANEVRVKMICASICHTDITSIQGLLPFFRYPIALGHEGVGVVESVGDGVTNLKEGDMVIPTYIGECQECENCISGKSNLCLTYPMRISGLMPDNTSRLSCKGNNLYYCLTFATWSEYTVIDVNYLIKVDPIINPAHASFISCGFSTGYGAAWREAKVESGSSVVVFGLGAVGLGAISGAKMLGAKKIIGIDTNNLKREKGEAFGMTHFINPNDSDKSPSTLVKELSDGLGVDYSFECTGVAPLLTECLEATKMGSGKAISIGAGNEATVPLGHLSLLFGRTLKGSIFGGLKAISDLSIIADKCLKQEFPLEELHTHEVQLEDVNEAFELLKQPNCVKIVIKM from the exons atgaCAAACACTTCAAAGGTTATTACATGCAAAG GTGCTGTTTGTTGGGGTGCTGGTGAAGCTGTGAGATTAGAAGAGATACAAGTTGATCCACCAAAAGCAAATGAAGTTCGAGTCAAGATGATTTGTGCTAGCATCTGCCACACTGATATCACCTCCATTCAAGGATTATTACCATTT TTTCGTTATCCAATAGCTCTTGGTCACGAAGGAGTTGG GGTTGTGGAATCAGTTGGAGATGGAGTCACAAATCTAAAAGAAGGGGATATGGTGATTCCAACATACATAGGAGAGTGCCAAGAATGTGAGAATTGCATTTCAGGAAAATCAAACTTGTGCTTAACATATCCTATGAGGATCAGTGGCTTGATGCCAGATAACACTTCAAGATTGTCCTGCAAAGGCAACAACTTATATTACTGTTTAACTTTCGCCACGTGGTCCGAGTACACGGTTATCGATGTTAACTACCTCATTAAGGTTGATCCAATCATTAATCCAGCTCATGCCAGCTTCATCTCATGTGGATTCTCAACTGGCTATGGAGCTGCATGGAGAGAAGCCAAAGTTGAAAGTGGATCaagtgttgttgtttttggcctTGGTGCTGTTGGATTAGGG GCTATTAGTGGAGCAAAAATGTTGGGCGCAAAAAAAATAATAGGGATTGATACAAATAACTTGAagagagaaaaaggagaagCATTTGGAATGACTCACTTTATAAATCCAAATGATTCTGATAAATCTCCTTCAACATTGGTGAAAGAATTGAGTGATGGACTTGGTGTGGATTATTCATTTGAGTGCACTGGAGTTGCCCCTTTGCTCACTGAATGCTTAGAAGCCACAAAAATG GGAAGTGGTAAGGCAATATCAATTGGAGCAGGAAATGAAGCTACTGTTCCCCTTGGTCATTTGTCACTTCTTTTTGGCAGAACTTTGAAAGGTTCTATTTTTGGAGGGCTTAAAGCCATTTCAGATCTTTCTATTATAGCTGACAAGTGCCTGAAGCAG GAGTTTCCTCTTGAAGAATTACACACCCATGAGGTCCAATTGGAAGATGTAAACGAAGCATTTGAGTTGTTGAAACAGCCCAACTGTGTGAAAATTGTCATTAAGAtgtga
- the LOC130966214 gene encoding CYP enzymes assisting alcohol dehydrogenase-like, with the protein MATTSQVITCKGVVCWVGGEPVRLEEIQVDPPKSTEIRVKMLCSSICHTDIKRIRGSPVVKYPLAVGHEGVGVVESVGEEVKNLKEGDMVIPTFIGECKQCEICISGKSNLCMTNPLMLNGLMRDNTSRLSCKGKRLHHIFSCATWSEYMVVDANYALKVDPSIDLAHASFISCGFSTGYGAAWKEAKVESGSSVAVFGLGAVGLGAISGAKMMGATKIIGIDKNDMKREKGEIFGMTHFINPSDSDMPASELVKELSDGRMGVDYSFECTGISHLIVESLQATKVGTGKTIVIGAPTEPIEPYGFASILKGKTLKGSIFGGLKANSDLSIIADKCHKREFPLEELYTHEVQLADINQAFELLKQPNCVKVVIKI; encoded by the exons ATGGCAACCACTTCACAAGTTATTACCTGCAAAG GAGTAGTGTGCTGGGTTGGTGGAGAGCCTGTAAGATTAGAAGAGATTCAAGTTGATCCACCAAAATCAACTGAAATTCGAGTTAAGATGCTTTGTTCCAGCATCTGCCACACTGATATCAAAAGAATTAGAGGATCCCCAGTA GTGAAGTATCCTCTTGCTGTTGGACATGAAGGAGTCGG TGTGGTAGAGAGTGTTGGAGAGGAAGTGAAAAATCTAAAAGAAGGGGATATGGTGATTCCAACCTTCATAGGAGAGTGCAAACAATGTGAGATTTGCATTTCAGGAAAATCCAATTTGTGCATGACAAACCCTTTAATGCTGAATGGATTGATGAGAGACAACACTTCAAGGTTGTCCTGCAAAGGCAAAAGGCTTCACCATATTTTCAGTTGTGCCACTTGGTCAGAGTACATGGTTGTTGATGCCAACTATGCTCTTAAAGTTGATCCAAGCATTGACCTAGCACATGCCAGTTTCATCTCATGTGGCTTTTCAACTGGTTATGGTGCTGCTTGGAAGGAAGCTAAGGTTGAAAGTGGATCAAGTGTTGCTGTTTTTGGTCTTGGCGCTGTTGGATTGGGG GCCATCAGCGGAGCAAAAATGATGGGAGCAACTAAGATAATAGGGATTGACAAAAATGatatgaaaagagaaaaaggagaaattTTTGGAATGACTCACTTTATAAATCCTAGTGATTCTGATATGCCTGCATCAGAATTGGTGAAAGAATTGAGTGATGGAAGAATGGGTGTGGATTATTCTTTTGAGTGCACTGGAATCAGCCATTTGATTGTTGAATCCCTACAAGCCACAAAAGTG GGAACAGGTAAAACAATTGTAATTGGTGCACCAACTGAACCAATTGAGCCATATGGTTTTGCTTCAATCCTTAAAGGCAAGACTTTGAAAGGTTCTATCTTTGGAGGGTTAAAAGCAAATTCAGACCTTTCCATTATAGCTGACAAATGCCACAAAAGG GAATTTCCTCTTGAAGAATTATACACTCATGAGGTTCAATTGGCAGATATAAATCAAGCATTTGAGCTTTTGAAACAGCCCAATTGTGTGAAAGTTGTCATCAAGATATGA
- the LOC130970672 gene encoding LOW QUALITY PROTEIN: CYP enzymes assisting alcohol dehydrogenase-like (The sequence of the model RefSeq protein was modified relative to this genomic sequence to represent the inferred CDS: inserted 2 bases in 1 codon) — protein sequence MTITSQVITCKAAVCWKVGEGVKIEEIQVDPPKSNEVRIKMLCSSICHTDISSIQGTPLFNFYPLALGHEGVGVVESVGDEVKSLKGGDMVIPIFVGECKECENCISGKSNLCMTYPLSLTGLMPDNTSRMSCRGQRLYHPLSCATXSEYTVIDVNYLVKVDPSIDPAHGSFISCGFSTGYGAAWKEAKVESGSSVAVFGLGAVGLGAISAAKILGATKIIGIDINDMKREKGEAFGMTHFINPSNSDKSPSELVKELSDGLGVDFSFECIGFGPLLTESLEATKVGSGKTITLGVGTEPFVSFGLFSILFERTLKGSIFGGLKSISDLPIIADKCIKQEFPLQELFTHEVQLPDIEQAFELLKQPNCVKVVIKI from the exons ATGACAATCACTTCTCAAGTTATTACATGCAAAG CTGCAGTATGTTGGAAGGTTGGAGAGGGTGTGAAGATTGAAGAGATTCAAGTTGATCCACCAAAATCAAATGAAGTTCGAATTAAGATGCTTTGTTCTAGCATCTGCCACACTGATATCTCAAGCATTCAAGGAACTCCTCTG TTTAATTTTTATCCTCTAGCACTTGGACACGAAGGTGTTGG GGTTGTAGAAAGTGTTGGGGATGAAGTAAAGAGTTTGAAAGGAGGTGATATGGTGATTCCAATATTTGTAGGAGAGTGCAAAGAATGTGAGAATTGCATTTCAGGAAAATCAAATTTGTGCATGACATATCCTCTGAGCCTAACTGGCTTGATGCCAGATAACACTTCAAGGATGTCCTGCAGAGGCCAGAGGCTATATCATCCTTTGAGTTGCGCCAC GTCCGAGTACACGGTTATCGATGTTAACTACCTTGTTAAGGTTGATCCAAGCATTGATCCAGCTCATGGCAGCTTCATCTCATGTGGGTTCTCAACTGGCTATGGAGCTGCATGGAAGGAAGCCAAGGTTGAAAGTGGATCAAGTGTTGCTGTCTTTGGTCTTGGTGCTGTTGGATTAGGA GCTATAAGTGCAGCAAAAATATTGGGGGCAACTAAGATAATAGGGATTGACATAAATGATATGAAGAGAGAAAAAGGTGAAGCTTTTGGAATGACTCACTTTATAAATCCAAGTAATTCTGATAAATCTCCTTCAGAATTGGTTAAAGAATTGAGTGATGGACTTGGTGTGGATTTTTCATTTGAGTGCATTGGATTTGGCCCTTTGCTTACTGAATCATTAGAAGCTACAAAAGTG GGATCAGGTAAAACAATAACACTTGGTGTAGGAACTGAACCTTTTGTATCATTTGGTctattttctattctttttGAAAGAACTTTGAAAGGATCAATATTTGGTGGGTTGAAATCCATATCAGACCTACCTATCATAGCTGACAAATGCATTAAACAG GAATTTCCTCTTCAAGAACTATTCACCCATGAGGTCCAATTACCAGATATAGAACAAGCATTTGAGCTATTGAAACAACCCAATTGTGTGAAAGTTGTCATCAAGATATGA
- the LOC130969859 gene encoding 8-hydroxygeraniol oxidoreductase-like isoform X1, whose product MTSTSQVITCKAAVCWKIGEGVKVEEIQVDPPKSNEVRLKMLCSSICHTDISSIQGSPMFNFYPLALGHEGVGVVETVGDEVKSVKEGDTVIPTYIEECQECENCISGKSNLCMTCPVRLTGLMPDNTSRMSCRGQRLYHPSSCATWSEYTVIDAKLLVKVDPSIDPAHASFISCGFSTGYGAAWKEAKVESGSSVAVFGLGAVGLGVISGAKMLGATKIIGIDINDMKREKGEAFGMTHFINPIDSDKSSSALVKELSGGMGVDYSFECTGVDPLLTESLEATKVGSGKTIILGLGNEPYVSLGLFTIAFGRTLKGSMFGGLKPKSDLPILADKCINQEFPLQELFTHEVQLTDIEQAFELLKQPNCVKVVIKI is encoded by the exons ATGACAAGCACCTCTCAAGTTATTACATGCAAAG CTGCAGTATGTTGGAAGATTGGAGAGGGTGTGAAGGTTGAAGAGATTCAAGTTGATCCACCAAAATCAAATGAAGTTCGACTTAAGATGCTTTGTTCTAGCATCTGCCACACTGATATCTCAAGCATTCAAGGATCTCCTATG TTTAATTTTTATCCTCTAGCACTTGGACATGAAGGAGTTGG GGTTGTAGAAACTGTTGGGGATGAAGTCAAGAGTGTGAAAGAAGGCGATACAGTGATTCCAACATACATAGAAGAGTGCCAAGAATGTGAGAATTGCATTTCAGGGAAATCAAATTTGTGCATGACATGTCCTGTGAGGCTGACTGGCTTGATGCCAGATAACACTTCAAGGATGTCCTGCAGAGGCCAGAGGCTATACCACCCTTCGAGTTGTGCCACGTGGTCCGAGTACACGGTTATCGATGCTAAATTGCTCGTCAAAGTTGATCCAAGCATTGATCCAGCCCATGCCAGTTTCATCTCATGTGGGTTCTCAACTGGCTATGGAGCTGCATGGAAGGAAGCCAAGGTTGAAAGTGGATCAAGTGTTGCTGTCTTTGGTCTTGGTGCTGTTGGATTAGGG GTTATAAGTGGAGCAAAAATGTTGGGGGCAACTAAGATAATAGGGATTGACATAAATGACATGAAGAGAGAAAAAGGTGAAGCTTTTGGAATGACTCACTTCATAAATCCAATTGATTCTGATAAATCTTCTTCAGCATTGGTGAAGGAACTAAGTGGTGGAATGGGTGTGGATTATTCCTTTGAGTGCACTGGAGTTGACCCTTTGCTTACTGAATCATTAGAAGCTACAAAAGTG GGTTCAGGTAAAACAATAATACTTGGTTTAGGAAATGAACCCTATGTATCATTAGGTCTGTTTACTATTGCTTTTGGGAGAACTTTGAAAGGGTCGATGTTTGGTGGGCTAAAACCCAAATCGGACCTGCCTATCCTAGCTGACAAATGCATTAATCAG GAATTTCCTCTTCAAGAACTATTCACCCATGAGGTCCAATTAACAGATATAGAACAAGCATTTGAGCTATTGAAACAACCCAATTGTGTGAAAGTTGTCATCAAGATATAA
- the LOC130966355 gene encoding 8-hydroxygeraniol oxidoreductase-like: MTSTSQIITCKAVVCWKVGEGVKIEEIQVDPPKSTEVRLKMLCSSICHTDITSIQGTPLFKFYPLALGHEGIGVVESVGDEVKSVKEGDMAIPVFVGECKECENCISEKSNLCMTYPVRLTGLMLDNTSRMSCRGQRLYHTLSCATWSEYTVIDVNYLVKVDPSINPAHGSFISCGFSSGYGAAWKEAKVESGSSVAVFGLGAVGLGAISAAKMLGATTIIGIDKNDMKREKGEAFGMTHFINPSNSGKSSSALVKELSGGMGVDYSFECTGVGPLLTESLEATKMGTGKAITLGSGTEPYVPFDPFSILFGRILKGSIFGGLKSMSDLPIIADKCIKQEFPLQELFTHEVKLADIEQAFELLKQPNCVKVVIEI; this comes from the exons ATGACAAGCACTTCTCAAATTATTACATGCAAAG CTGTAGTATGTTGGAAGGTTGGAGAGGGTGTGAAGATTGAAGAGATTCAAGTTGATCCACCAAAATCAACTGAAGTTCGACTTAAGATGCTTTGTTCTAGCATTTGCCACACTGATATCACAAGCATTCAAGGAACTCCTCTA TTTAAGTTTTATCCTCTAGCACTTGGACATGAAGGAATTGG GGTTGTAGAATCGGTTGGAGATGAAGTGAAGAGTGTGAAAGAAGGCGATATGGCGATTCCAGTATTTGTAGGAGAGTGCAAAGAATGTGAGAATTGCATTTCAGAAAAATCAAATTTGTGCATGACATATCCTGTGAGGCTGACTGGCTTGATGCTGGATAACACTTCAAGAATGTCATGCAGAGGACAGAGGCTATACCACACTTTGAGTTGTGCCACGTGGTCCGAGTACACGGTTATCGATGTTAACTACCTTGTCAAGGTTGATCCAAGCATTAATCCAGCTCATGGCAGCTTCATCTCATGTGGCTTCTCCTCTGGCTATGGAGCTGCATGGAAAGAAGCCAAGGTTGAAAGTGGATCAAGTGTTGCTGTCTTTGGTCTTGGTGCTGTTGGATTAGGG GCTATAAGTGCAGCAAAAATGTTGGGAGCAACTACGATAATAGGGATTGACAAAAATGATATGAAGAGAGAAAAGGGTGAAGCTTTTGGAATGACTCATTTTATAAATCCAAGTAATTCTGGTAAATCTTCTTCAGCATTGGTGAAGGAACTAAGTGGTGGAATGGGTGTGGATTATTCCTTTGAGTGCACTGGAGTTGGCCCTTTGCTTACTGAATCATTAGAAGCTACAAAAATG GGAACAGGTAAAGCAATAACACTTGGTTCAGGAACTGAACCTTATGTACCATTTGATCCGTTCTCTATTCTTTTTGGAAGAATTTTGAAAGGATCAATATTTGGGGGGTTAAAATCCATGTCAGACCTACCCATCATAGCTGACAAATGTATTAAACAG GAGTTTCCTCTTCAAGAATTGTTCACCCATGAAGTCAAATTAGCAGATATAGAACAAGCATTTGAGTTATTGAAACAACCCAATTGTGTAAAAGTTGTCATCGAGATATAA